The genomic window aaGCCGCTTTATGGttcattttacaaatatacttGGAAATAACTAGATATAAAATTggtattatatgtattttgtaccTATTATTGATAGCCATGGGCGCGTCTTCATCTAATGAGTGCGAATGGCCATGTGCAGGTCTGGTCCTTCGGACCGTTACTGTGGTGTCAGCGTTATCTGACTCCCGCCTCGAGCCGCCGCCGGCACAGAAACACTTACATATTATCCTCTTGAAAGCGaatctgaaaaatatttttatgttatcatattaataaaaaacgaaaaaaataatcttagaATATTGCGCTAATTAatccttataaaaaaaatttaagaaaacatTGAGAAGAGGTAGCTTGGAGATTCAAtagtatgtaaaaatatgaGGTCTCATTTTGAGAAAAAGAAATCGTCTTACTTtttgaacaaaataaaaaaaatattatgttattatttttttctaaaaatgtaacgaagtgtaaataaagaaagaaattTGCAGTCGCAAAACgctaaaaggttttttttaatctttttttaataacaagtGCTAGATGCTTAAATTATTAGACACGTAAATCAAACGATAGAAACAGTTTAGAAAAATACTTACCTAAAATCTTTAGAAAACAGCGCGTAAATAAGAGGATTTATCGCCGAGTTGCAGTACCCCAGCCAAAAAAGTATTGCAAAGATGATTGGTGTAACACAGTCACCGCAAAACGCTCGGACTACATACACACTGAAGAATGGCAGCCAGCAAAATACAAAACCTCCTACAATGATGCCCAGGGTCTTTGCTGCTTTCGTCTCCATTCGGAATCTCTTCACCTGaaacatacattatataaacatcaaattattaaaaaaaaaattagttgtctgtaaagtcggtttactgacgatagttgaacgtgacaacgtcataagaaaatactgatggaatggttgtatttttctaaagaaaatattaattttatttgtttggtagatattttgtatgaatatggagaaggaggtaaatgaaaatcacaattgaattcaTCAAGTTAgagctgatttacacagggtcagtaactgactacaaattcgaggcaagtcagtgctgacccgaaaaaaaccctgtgtaaactgatttgaagtcagtacagtggcttgaagtcagcgctgacttgaatattcggacacgaatattttaaagtcagttgGCGCCCCCCGCCACCCGCGCACCCCCACGCCAGCCAAATAAACCCCGTGTAAACAGACAAGTCAGTGCGTGGTTAGTCACTGCCGCTGCGTTGTAGAGTGACCACGTTTTTTTCGCTGGCGATAAAAATTAAGCTTAGCGAAGACGAAACCTTAAAATTGGTGCAATTATATGGCGAAAACGAGTGCCTTTGGGATATTAAATCCCTAAATTACCGCAATAAAGAAATGCGGTCAACAGCGTTGCAAAATATGGCTCAACAAATGCAAATCGAAGGGCTCACTTCTactgaagtaaaaaataaaattaaagccaTAAGGGCTACATATTATTTAGAGCTCGAcaagatacaaaaatccaCCAGATCTGGCGCTAGTGGGAACGTATATGTCCCAAAAGTCAAGTGGTTTCAAGAACTGGAcggctttataaaaaatgctattgtaaataaataaataaatttttcaacaaataattaaatcgtcgTTTTAGTTGTTTTCGCGAATTCATTTTTCCCACTGACTTCACAAACGTGTGCTCATCGTGAGAAACGCACCACTACTACTTACTTcatgtaaacagttaaagtcAGTCGCGGCGCCGACATTGGCGCTGCGACTGACTTGTCtactgaccctgtgtaaatcagccattacatttatttgtacgcataaatacaattatgtcaatttttaaCGAAAGAACGCTGTCGAACGCGGacgccgattgtgcctctttgtcgctcattccgcgctctcgcttccACTTCAAGCCCTAAaaggaacgcctcagagcgaggtaacgccgcatgcgtcatgttttttcgtgtgtgcaggctccatcgaattatacgacgttgtcacgtcaataaggagtataaaattcataagcagcaatctaataatatacgtaaatttaatttatcctCCAGCATttgtcaataataaatttgacatAGTTTCAAAAAATGGAATCTCAGAAAGTCTCAGACGATATAGTATTAAAGTACCTACAGGGCGTTTAGGTTTTACCTGcgcttttatatttctttttcccATTCGTCTCGTTCTAGGCTTGTCCTCTAATTCATCATACAGGGTTCCGGGTGTAAGATGAGGTCTAACCCTCAGTCTGCTTTCCGTCAGCTCTCTTCCATCTCTCTCATAGTGTACAGCATATAGTGAAGGACTAGGAGATCTGCTGGGGGACCTAGAGTTCTCCAGTGGACATATCTGTTCCGATGATGGGTATGAAATGGAGATCTTGATCTTTTCGTGTGCCCGGCGAGCGCTTGAGTGcctgaaataatttaaataattattactccatataacttttttgcttaatatttgtaacaatTGATAATGTTGGATATGTACCATTTATGAACAACTGTGATCAATGAACTGCAGGATCGAGTAAAGTACATAGCTTTCAGTATTAAAGGacatatttgataatatttaataggtTACCTTCGTAACCTCTCTGGGGAAGCACTCAATGAAGTACTGGTGGAGTGATTAGATGCTGTGGAAAGCGGTGAGCCATGGGGTCTTGCAGAACCACGGCCTCGGTGTATTCTTAGAGTAAGACGATTATCATCAAAACGGTTTCCTAAAcctgaaattaatataatttgtatgttgtaaaaatgtataagaaaGCTTCAGATATCATTACGCACTACACTGATATGAACTGCTATATGTCATgtcaaaagtttttattaaccagatacgtaataataatagtaaacaaTTTTCAGCAGCttctaaaaatactttaaatattcataataatctCCGAGCTATAAATTTTAGAATTAATATAAGCTACCGAAACTCGGGACACTTACCTTTGGTGGTCCTAAACCCTTGATTAATGGCCTTTGTAGTCCTTACAGCAGCCTTATAAATTCTCCAGTAGAAGAATAGCATCACGAACATTGGTATGTAGAAGGAACCCAGCGCAGAGTAGACCACGTACCCTGCGTCATTAGTCAGCTCACAAGTCCAAGGGCAGGGAGGATGTATTTCTTGGGAATTCATAGCGTCCGTGGGCTGTAATTATTCATATTCTGCTTTAGTCTGTTGAAATATAAGCTACCATGGACGCCCTAATACCTTGTTGGGGTTTTGCTAACCTGAACTAATTGATCTGATATAAatctaacaataattattaatacaagtaaatataaaaaaatcgcgTAAAGTTTGTACAATACATACAAACtaaaccataaaaaaaaagatgtaCGTCCGTATGCGACTTTGAACATTGAATTGACAGAAAACAAACACATTGAAACTGTTACAAATAGATCCTACAAACAATTGGGGTTCGTAATTCGCACATGTCAaccttttaaaaatctaaatctggtaacttttggttattttattagagAAAAATTAGTACACAGGATCAGAGTGTCTTCTCCTTAATAGAGGCTGTAGGttgtgttattggacactttctcaTGTTAAGTatccttttaagtaaattaggttagtttataattacttattagtcttaagttaggttagatcgtaatgttaatTGTTAAATGATGTCTGTGTGCagagacaatttattaaataaaaatctattcaaaagaaattaataaagtatctttgtattaaataataattttatttatatatatattataataattatcacgAGGCTTATCTACGATTTGAAATTGAACCACTAATGTTTCTACATGGTTTATGGAACAATCGTATTGACTGCTACGAATTCCCCATTTACTCGATATACTGTTTCATATTTTGGTACCAACTATGCTTAAAGTAATATAGTTTTAAGTATTCTATATAATGAATACGTGAGTCTTGACTTAATCTATACTACTGAACGGGTAATGCGAAATCGCAAGCCACTGTTTCAAAgagcaaatataaatttgttattaaagcAGGCGttctttttcttattaaaataaattttcactaTTCCGATTAAAACTTAGAcgcttttgtttattgtaagCTATTGTTATGTCACAGTTCTTTTCAGAATCTTTTTCTTTGTAGACAAAAGAAAACATACTGGtcgcttttaattattatttttaagatgcatgttttatgtaaaaagttaCAATACGAaagattttactttttaattaagttcatTTAAAGGTTTAATAAGAAAATGCGAAAGGATTTCTATCTTAGGAAGAAAAaggggggcctcatagcctagcggtcttattaagttgcagctaggtgaggggtaccgggttcgagtcccggttcgagggcaagttttaatttaattaaaatttgttctcggcctttgggagggttgtgcggtaccgggcgagtgcctaaatcGTACATGGACGACATGATCGAAtgtctaaggcaaaaagcacgaatgataaaaaaatctcatacttgacgctggctaatgcacaaaccgtgccagagccataaaaaaaaagaagaaaaattagaATGCGAAAAATGTCATCTATTTTCGGAAACGAGTATCATATGATTTTTTCTTAGctataaataaagtcttttcaggaaaattgaataaaccacctaaaaatatttcagcgAACGTTAAGTATTATTAACGGCTATTTAAACACAAAAGAACAGATTATCCCAGATTTTCGTGAAATCACAATGAAAACAAGATAAATCGGCGTATTAcgaatatattatttccagAAATATTCCTATCTAACAGTGAATATCTAATTTTATGATAGGGTTTTTAACTATATGGAGACTTTATATGGAATTCATTCTTGTCAACGTATAATCATGTACTCATATaagttgtctctctccctaaaatatggcgagggggccgatggctggccatgcgtcatactcgtgaacgggtgctacttgtggtgactggtcgtact from Pieris napi chromosome 12, ilPieNapi1.2, whole genome shotgun sequence includes these protein-coding regions:
- the LOC125054903 gene encoding octopamine receptor Oamb, whose product is MRSLNVTACAALLDDVRWDEPTSVASLAVLALIDVLVITGNCLVIAAVLCSSKLRSVTNLFIVSLAVADLLVGLAVLPFSATREVFKVWIFGDVWCSVWLAVDVWMCTASILNLCAISLDRYVAVTRPVSYPSIMSKKRAKALIAGVWVLSFVICFPPLVGWKDKRPTDAMNSQEIHPPCPWTCELTNDAGYVVYSALGSFYIPMFVMLFFYWRIYKAAVRTTKAINQGFRTTKGLGNRFDDNRLTLRIHRGRGSARPHGSPLSTASNHSTSTSLSASPERLRRHSSARRAHEKIKISISYPSSEQICPLENSRSPSRSPSPSLYAVHYERDGRELTESRLRVRPHLTPGTLYDELEDKPRTRRMGKRNIKAQVKRFRMETKAAKTLGIIVGGFVFCWLPFFSVYVVRAFCGDCVTPIIFAILFWLGYCNSAINPLIYALFSKDFRFAFKRIICKCFCAGGGSRRESDNADTTVTVRRTRPAHGHSHSLDEDAPMAINNR